In a single window of the Elaeis guineensis isolate ETL-2024a chromosome 8, EG11, whole genome shotgun sequence genome:
- the LOC140851272 gene encoding pentatricopeptide repeat-containing protein At3g21470-like — protein MPPKIALLRQLHALHVTSGIQGPLKWIRLIKDYLSHGFAEEALLIYTQNLPDRIRQPILPLVLKVCASHSLLSLGQSLHADCIKVGMVHDLLVGTTFVSMYCKCHRPAVARKFFDEMPERNVVTCNALIGGYCVHGDMELASILFDRMLSRTPVTWALMIEGFAKVGDTVAARGLFDRAPAGMRTVVTWTVMVHGYTVNGEMEAARELFDRMPFRNLFVWSSMITGYFKKGDAEEAGAIFSQMPVRNLVNWNALIAGYTQIGCSEEALEAFRQMQEHGFEPDEFTIASVLSACSQLGSLDCGKKIHELINRKKIKTNHFVLNGLVDMYAKCGDLERARKIFDGMRRKNSVCWNSMISGLASHGRSEEALNLFAQMEELEETPNEITFLVILSACTHGGFVKEGLEIFEKMDKYGLVAGVEHYGCLVDLLGRAGRLAEAYDVIKKMPMKPNEVVWGALLGACKVHMDMEIADKVVHEIGTLNSGAGSINDAQYVVLSNIYAASEKWKEAERIRSRMVENGIQKMPGCSSIMVGNTDYQFHAGAISVSSTYAMWSLRL, from the coding sequence AGCTCTTTTGAGGCAGCTTCATGCCTTGCATGTAACCAGTGGAATCCAGGGGCCCTTGAAATGGATTAGACTCATCAAAGACTACCTTTCTCATGGCTTTGCAGAGGAAGCTCTCCTAATATACACCCAAAACCTCCCTGATAGAATCCGCCAACCCATACTACCATTGGTTCTCAAAGTTTGTGCCTCCCACTCCCTCCTTTCACTTGGCCAATCGTTGCATGCAGACTGTATCAAAGTTGGGATGGTTCATGATCTATTGGTGGGCACCACATTTGTCTCCATGTATTGTAAATGTCATCGGCCGGCCGTTGCTCGTAAGTTCTTCGATGAAATGCCTGAGAGGAATGTGGTGACATGCAATGCCCTGATTGGAGGTTACTGCGTGCATGGTGACATGGAGTTGGCTTCAATTCTCTTTGACCGGATGCTTTCGCGGACCCCTGTGACTTGGGCATTGATGATTGAAGGGTTTGCTAAGGTGGGAGATACTGTGGCTGCGAGGGGGTTGTTCGACAGGGCCCCAGCCGGGATGCGAACCGTGGTGACATGGACTGTTATGGTCCATGGTTATACTGTAAATGGTGAAATGGAAGCTGCAAGGGAATTGTTTGACCGCATGCCATTTCGGAATTTATTCGTGTGGTCTTCCATGATCACTGGGTATTTCAAGAAGGGTGATGCTGAGGAGGCTGGAGCAATTTTCAGCCAAATGCCGGTCCGGAACTTGGTGAACTGGAATGCATTGATAGCTGGGTACACACAAATTGGATGTAGTGAGGAGGCTTTAGAAGCTTTTAGGCAAATGCAGGAGCATGGCTTCGAACCTGATGAGTTTACAATAGCGAGTGTTTTATCAGCTTGTTCACAactgggttcactagattgtggcAAGAAAATCCATGAGTTGATCAATCGCAAAAAAATTAAGACAAATCATTTTGTTTTAAATGGTTTGGTCGACATGTATGCAAAATGTGGTGATCTTGAAAGAGCAAGAAAAATCTTTGATGGGATGAGAAGAAAGAACAGTGTATGTTGGAATTCAATGATCTCAGGCCTTGCTAGTCATGGTCGGAGTGAAGAGGCCCTCAACCTGTTTGCTCAAATGGAAGAGTTGGAAGAGACACCTAATGAGATAACCtttcttgtgatcctttcagccTGCACGCATGGAGGATTTGTTAAAGAAGGATTAGAAATTTTTGAGAAGATGGACAAATATGGATTGGTTGCAGGTGTGGAACACTACGGATGCTTGGTCGATCTATTGGGCCGAGCAGGAAGGCTAGCTGAAGCCTATGATGTGATCAAGAAGATGCCGATGAAACCAAATGAGGTGGTGTGGGGAGCCCTGCTAGGAGCCTGTAAAGTACATATGGATATGGAGATTGCGGACAAAGTGGTGCATGAGATTGGAACCTTGAATTCTGGTGCTGGATCCATTAATGATGCACAGTATGTGGTGCTATCGAATATTTATGCTGCTTCAGAAAAATGGAAAGAAGCAGAGAGGATAAGGAGCAGAATGGTGGAAAATGGAATACAAAAAATGCCTGGTTGCAGTTCGATCATGGTAGGTAACACAGACTATCAGTTCCATGCTGGCGCTATTTCAGTCTCAAGCACATATGCTATGTGGAGCCTAAGGTTATAG
- the LOC105034222 gene encoding probable arabinosyltransferase ARAD1, whose protein sequence is MEVSENERGGTAEEASQDSGGRDDHMNQEVKIHQLLLKSRFQTLKKQEADLFFVPAYVKCVRIIGGLNDKEINQTYVKVLSQMPYFRYSGGRDHIFVFPSGSGAHLFRSWEKFLNRSIILTPEGDRTDKRDTSAFNTWKDIIIPGNVDGGMTTFHGTTIVQPLPLSKRKYLANFLGRAQGKVGRLQLGELAKQYPDKLESPELKFTGPDKLGRTEYFNHLRNAKFCLAPRGESSWTLRFYEAYFVECVPVILSDQIELPFQNVIDYTQISIKWPSTRIGTQLLEYLESIPNEVIEGMLARGRQVRCLWVYAPETEPCSAMVGIMWELQSKVRQFHQSAETFWLHNGKIVNRDLAEFQNWRTPVPLP, encoded by the exons ATGGAAGTATCAGAGAATGAGAGGGGAGGGACAGCAGAGGAAGCTTCGCAAGACTCAGGGGGTAGAGATGATCACATGAATCAGGAG GTCAAAATCCATCAGTTACTTCTCAAGTCAAGATTCCAGACATTGAAGAAGCAGGAGGCTGATTTATTCTTTgttccagcttatgttaaatgtgtGCGAATCATCGGTGGTTTGAATGATAAAGAGATAAACCAGACCTATGTGAAG GTTCTAAGCCAAATGCCATATTTCCGCTATTCAGGTGGCCGTGATCACATCTTCGTCTTCCCTAG TGGTTCTGGTGCTCACTTATTTCGCTCCtgggaaaaatttttaaatcgatCCATCATTCTTACTCCAGAG GGTGACCGTACAGATAAGCGAGATACAAGTGCTTTTAATACATGGAAAGATATCATTATCCCTGGGAATGTTGATGGTGGGATGACTACATTTCATGGGACCACAATTGTCCAACCATTACCCCTGTCCAAGAGGAAGTATCTGGCAAACTTTCTAGGACGTGCCCAGGGAAAGGTTGGTCGTCTTCAATTGGGGGAGCTAGCTAAGCAATATCCTGATAAG TTGGAATCTCCAGAGTTGAAGTTCACTGGGCCTGACAAATTGGGAAGAACTGAGTATTTCAACCATTTGAGGAATGCCAAGTTCTGCCTAGCTCCACGTGGCGAGTCATCATGGACGCTTCGCTTCTATGAAGCTTACTTTGTg GAGTGTGTCCCAGTCATCTTATCAGATCAAATAGAGCTGCCTTTTCAGAATGTGATTGACTACACTCAGATATCCATCAAGTGGCCGTCTACTCGGATAGGCACTCAACTCCTTGAGTACCTAGAAAGCATACCAA ATGAAGTGATTGAGGGTATGTTAGCTCGCGGCAGACAGGTCAGATGCCTGTGGGTTTATGCCCCAGAAACTGAGCCGTGCTCTGCGATGGTAGGAATCATGTGGGAGCTGCAAAGTAAGGTGAGGCAATTTCACCAGTCTGCAGAAACATTTTGGCTCCACAACGGGAAAATTGTTAACAGAGACCTGGCCGAATTCCAAAATTGGAGAACGCCAGTACCTTTGCCTTGA